The following proteins are co-located in the Thermus thermophilus HB8 genome:
- the rplO gene encoding 50S ribosomal protein L15, with product MKLSDLRPNPGANKRRKRVGRGPGSGHGKTATRGHKGQKSRSGGLKDPRRFEGGRSTTLMRLPKRGMQGQVPGEIKRPRYQGVNLKDLARFEGEVTPELLVRAGLLKKGYRLKILGEGEAKPLKVVAHAFSKSALEKLKAAGGEPVLLEA from the coding sequence ATGAAGCTTTCCGATCTCAGGCCCAACCCGGGGGCCAACAAGCGGCGCAAGCGGGTGGGCCGGGGCCCGGGCTCCGGTCACGGCAAGACGGCGACCCGCGGGCACAAGGGGCAGAAGTCCCGCTCCGGCGGGCTCAAGGACCCGCGCCGCTTTGAGGGCGGCCGGTCCACGACCCTGATGCGCCTGCCCAAGCGGGGCATGCAGGGGCAGGTGCCCGGGGAGATCAAGCGCCCCCGGTACCAGGGGGTGAACCTCAAGGACCTCGCCCGCTTTGAGGGCGAGGTCACCCCGGAGCTTCTGGTCCGGGCGGGCCTCCTGAAGAAGGGGTACCGCCTCAAGATCCTGGGGGAGGGCGAGGCCAAGCCCCTCAAGGTGGTGGCCCACGCCTTCTCCAAGAGCGCCCTAGAGAAGCTGAAGGCCGCGGGCGGGGAGCCGGTCCTCCTGGAGGCCTGA
- the secY gene encoding preprotein translocase subunit SecY yields MLKAFWSALQIPELRQRVLFTLLVLAAYRLGAFIPTPGVDLDKIQEFLRTAQGGVFGIINLFSGGNFERFSIFALGIMPYITAAIIMQILVTVVPALEKLSKEGEEGRRIINQYTRIGGIALGAFQGFFLATAFLGAEGGRFLLPGWSPGPFFWFVVVVTQVAGIALLLWMAERITEYGIGNGTSLIIFAGIVVEWLPQILRTIGLIRTGEVNLVAFLFFLAFIVLAFAGMAAVQQAERRIPVQYARKVVGRRVYGGQATYIPIKLNAAGVIPIIFAAAILQIPIFLAAPFQDNPVLQGIANFFNPTRPSGLFIEVLLVILFTYVYTAVQFDPKRIAESLREYGGFIPGIRPGEPTVKFLEHIVSRLTLWGALFLGLVTLLPQIIQNLTGIHSIAFSGIGLLIVVGVALDTLRQVESQLMLRSYEGFLSRGRLRGRNR; encoded by the coding sequence ATGCTCAAGGCCTTCTGGAGCGCCCTGCAGATCCCCGAGCTCCGCCAGCGGGTGCTCTTCACCCTCCTCGTCCTCGCCGCCTACCGCCTCGGGGCCTTCATCCCCACCCCGGGGGTGGACCTGGACAAGATCCAGGAGTTCCTGCGCACGGCCCAAGGCGGGGTCTTCGGCATCATCAACCTCTTCTCCGGGGGCAACTTTGAGCGCTTCTCCATCTTCGCCCTGGGCATCATGCCCTACATCACCGCGGCCATCATCATGCAGATCCTGGTCACGGTGGTGCCGGCGCTGGAGAAGCTCTCCAAGGAGGGGGAGGAGGGGCGGCGCATCATCAACCAGTACACCCGCATCGGGGGCATCGCCCTGGGCGCCTTCCAGGGGTTCTTCCTGGCCACGGCCTTTTTGGGGGCCGAGGGGGGCCGCTTCCTCCTCCCGGGCTGGTCCCCCGGCCCCTTCTTCTGGTTCGTGGTGGTGGTGACCCAGGTGGCGGGCATCGCCCTCCTCCTGTGGATGGCGGAGCGCATCACCGAGTACGGCATCGGCAACGGCACGAGCCTCATCATCTTCGCCGGGATCGTGGTGGAATGGCTTCCCCAGATCCTGCGCACCATAGGCCTCATCCGCACCGGGGAGGTCAACCTGGTGGCCTTCCTCTTCTTCCTCGCCTTCATCGTCCTGGCCTTCGCCGGCATGGCCGCCGTCCAGCAGGCCGAGCGCAGGATCCCCGTCCAGTACGCCCGCAAGGTGGTGGGGCGCAGGGTCTACGGGGGCCAGGCCACCTACATCCCCATCAAGCTCAACGCCGCCGGGGTGATCCCCATCATCTTCGCCGCGGCCATCCTGCAGATCCCCATCTTCCTGGCCGCCCCCTTCCAGGACAACCCCGTGCTGCAGGGCATCGCCAACTTCTTCAACCCCACCCGGCCTTCGGGGCTCTTCATAGAGGTCCTCCTCGTCATCCTCTTCACCTACGTCTACACCGCCGTCCAGTTTGACCCCAAGCGCATCGCCGAGTCGCTGCGGGAGTACGGGGGGTTCATCCCGGGGATCCGCCCGGGCGAGCCCACGGTGAAGTTCCTGGAGCATATCGTTTCCCGTCTCACCCTCTGGGGGGCCCTCTTCCTTGGGCTCGTGACCCTCCTTCCCCAGATCATCCAGAACCTCACCGGCATCCACAGCATCGCCTTCTCAGGCATCGGCCTCCTCATCGTGGTGGGCGTGGCCTTGGACACCCTGAGGCAGGTGGAGAGCCAGCTCATGCTCAGGAGCTACGAGGGCTTCCTCTCCCGCGGGCGCCTGCGGGGGCGGAACCGGTAG
- the rpmD gene encoding 50S ribosomal protein L30: MPRLKVKLVKSPIGYPKDQKAALKALGLRRLQQERVLEDTPAIRGNVEKVAHLVRVEVVE, from the coding sequence ATGCCCAGGCTCAAGGTTAAGCTGGTGAAGAGCCCCATCGGCTACCCCAAGGACCAGAAGGCGGCCCTCAAGGCCCTGGGGCTTAGGCGGCTTCAGCAGGAGCGGGTCCTCGAGGACACCCCCGCCATCCGGGGGAACGTGGAGAAGGTGGCGCACCTCGTGCGCGTGGAGGTGGTGGAATGA
- the rplP gene encoding 50S ribosomal protein L16, with protein sequence MLMPRRMKYRKQQRGRLKGATKGGDYVAFGDYGLVALEPAWITAQQIEAARVAMVRHFRRGGKIFIRIFPDKPYTKKPLEVRMGKGKGNVEGYVAVVKPGRVMFEVAGVTEEQAMEALRIAGHKLPIKTKIVRRDAYDEAQ encoded by the coding sequence ATGCTGATGCCCAGGCGCATGAAGTACCGCAAGCAGCAGCGGGGGCGGCTCAAGGGCGCCACCAAGGGCGGGGACTACGTGGCCTTCGGGGACTATGGCCTCGTGGCCCTCGAGCCCGCCTGGATCACGGCCCAGCAGATTGAAGCCGCCCGTGTGGCCATGGTGCGCCACTTCCGCCGCGGCGGGAAGATCTTCATCCGCATCTTCCCCGACAAGCCCTACACCAAGAAGCCCCTCGAGGTGCGGATGGGTAAGGGGAAGGGCAACGTGGAGGGGTACGTGGCCGTGGTGAAGCCCGGCCGGGTCATGTTTGAGGTCGCCGGGGTCACGGAGGAGCAGGCCATGGAGGCCCTGCGCATCGCGGGCCACAAGCTCCCCATCAAGACCAAGATCGTGAGGAGGGACGCCTACGATGAAGCTCAGTGA
- the rplN gene encoding 50S ribosomal protein L14, giving the protein MIQPQTYLEVADNTGARKIMCIRVLKGSNAKYATVGDVIVASVKEAIPRGAVKEGDVVKAVVVRTKKEIKRPDGSAIRFDDNAAVIINNQLEPRGTRVFGPVARELREKGFMKIVSLAPEVL; this is encoded by the coding sequence ATGATCCAGCCGCAGACCTACCTCGAGGTGGCCGACAACACCGGGGCCCGGAAGATCATGTGCATCCGGGTGCTCAAGGGCTCCAACGCCAAGTACGCCACCGTGGGGGACGTGATCGTGGCCAGCGTCAAGGAGGCCATCCCCCGGGGGGCGGTCAAGGAAGGGGACGTGGTCAAGGCCGTGGTGGTGCGCACCAAGAAGGAGATCAAGCGCCCCGACGGCTCCGCCATCCGCTTTGACGACAACGCCGCCGTGATCATCAACAACCAGCTGGAGCCCCGCGGCACCCGCGTCTTCGGCCCCGTGGCCCGGGAGCTTCGCGAGAAGGGCTTCATGAAGATCGTCTCCCTGGCGCCGGAGGTGCTCTAA
- the rpmC gene encoding 50S ribosomal protein L29, translating into MKLSEVRKQLEEARKLSPVELEKLVREKKRELMELRFQASIGQLSQNHKIRDLKRQIARLLTVLNEKRRQNA; encoded by the coding sequence ATGAAGCTCAGTGAGGTGAGGAAGCAGCTGGAGGAGGCCCGGAAGCTCTCCCCCGTGGAGCTGGAGAAGCTCGTGCGGGAGAAGAAGCGGGAGCTCATGGAGCTCCGCTTCCAGGCCTCCATCGGCCAGCTTTCCCAAAACCACAAGATCAGGGACCTCAAGCGCCAGATCGCCAGGCTCCTTACGGTCTTGAACGAGAAGAGGAGGCAGAATGCCTAA
- the rplE gene encoding 50S ribosomal protein L5 produces the protein MPLDVALKRKYYEEVRPELIRRFGYQNVWEVPRLEKVVINQGLGEAKEDARILEKAAQELALITGQKPAVTRAKKSISNFKLRKGMPIGLRVTLRRDRMWIFLEKLLNVALPRIRDFRGLNPNSFDGRGNYNLGLREQLIFPEITYDMVDALRGMDIAVVTTAETDEEARALLELLGFPFRK, from the coding sequence ATGCCCTTGGACGTGGCCCTTAAGCGCAAGTACTACGAGGAGGTCCGCCCCGAGCTCATCCGCCGCTTCGGCTACCAGAACGTCTGGGAGGTGCCCAGGCTGGAGAAGGTGGTCATCAACCAGGGGTTGGGCGAGGCCAAGGAGGACGCCCGCATCCTGGAGAAGGCGGCCCAGGAGCTCGCCCTCATCACGGGGCAGAAGCCCGCGGTCACCCGGGCCAAGAAGTCCATCTCCAACTTCAAGCTCCGCAAGGGGATGCCCATCGGCCTCCGGGTCACCCTGCGGCGCGACCGGATGTGGATCTTCCTGGAAAAGCTCCTCAACGTGGCCCTTCCCCGCATCCGCGACTTCCGGGGGCTCAACCCCAACAGCTTTGACGGCCGGGGCAACTACAACCTGGGCCTGAGGGAGCAGCTCATCTTCCCGGAGATCACCTACGACATGGTGGACGCCCTGCGGGGCATGGACATCGCGGTGGTGACCACCGCCGAGACCGACGAGGAGGCCCGGGCCCTTTTGGAGCTTTTGGGCTTCCCCTTCCGCAAGTGA
- the rpsQ gene encoding 30S ribosomal protein S17 — protein sequence MPKKVLTGVVVSDKMQKTVTVLVERQFPHPLYGKVIKRSKKYLAHDPEEKYKLGDVVEIIESRPISKRKRFRVLRLVESGRMDLVEKYLIRRQNYESLSKRGGKA from the coding sequence ATGCCTAAGAAGGTCCTCACCGGGGTGGTGGTCAGCGACAAGATGCAGAAGACCGTCACGGTCTTGGTGGAGCGCCAGTTCCCCCACCCCCTCTACGGCAAGGTGATCAAGCGCTCCAAGAAGTACCTGGCCCACGACCCCGAGGAGAAGTACAAGCTGGGGGACGTGGTGGAGATCATTGAGTCCCGGCCCATCTCCAAGCGCAAGCGTTTCCGGGTGCTCCGCCTGGTGGAGTCGGGCCGGATGGACCTGGTGGAGAAGTACCTCATCCGCCGCCAGAACTACGAGAGCCTTTCCAAGCGGGGAGGTAAGGCATGA
- the rpsE gene encoding 30S ribosomal protein S5 codes for MPETDFEEKMILIRRTARMQAGGRRFRFGALVVVGDRQGRVGLGFGKAPEVPLAVQKAGYYARRNMVEVPLQNGTIPHEIEVEFGASKIVLKPAAPGTGVIAGAVPRAILELAGVTDILTKELGSRNPINIAYATMEALRQLRTKADVERLRKGEAHAQAQG; via the coding sequence ATGCCGGAGACCGACTTTGAAGAGAAGATGATCCTGATCCGGCGCACCGCCCGGATGCAGGCGGGCGGGCGCCGCTTCCGCTTCGGCGCTTTGGTGGTGGTGGGCGACCGTCAGGGCCGGGTGGGCCTGGGCTTCGGCAAGGCCCCCGAGGTGCCGCTGGCGGTGCAGAAGGCGGGGTACTACGCCCGCCGCAACATGGTGGAGGTGCCCCTCCAGAACGGCACCATCCCCCACGAGATTGAGGTGGAGTTCGGGGCCTCCAAGATCGTGCTGAAGCCGGCGGCCCCGGGCACGGGGGTGATCGCGGGCGCGGTGCCCCGGGCCATCCTGGAGCTCGCCGGGGTGACCGACATCCTCACCAAGGAGCTCGGGAGCCGCAACCCCATCAACATCGCCTACGCCACCATGGAGGCCCTGCGGCAGCTCAGGACCAAGGCCGACGTGGAGCGGCTCAGGAAGGGGGAGGCCCATGCCCAGGCTCAAGGTTAA
- a CDS encoding type Z 30S ribosomal protein S14 yields MARKALIEKAKRTPKFKVRAYTRCVRCGRARSVYRFFGLCRICLRELAHKGQLPGVRKASW; encoded by the coding sequence ATGGCGAGAAAGGCGCTGATTGAGAAGGCCAAGCGGACCCCTAAGTTCAAGGTGCGGGCCTACACCCGCTGCGTGCGGTGCGGCCGCGCCCGGAGCGTGTACCGCTTCTTCGGGCTCTGCCGGATCTGCCTGCGGGAGCTCGCCCACAAGGGGCAGCTTCCCGGGGTGCGGAAGGCCAGCTGGTAG
- the rplF gene encoding 50S ribosomal protein L6, with protein sequence MSRIGRLPIPVPKGVSVEVAPGRVKVKGPKGELEVPVSPEMRVVVEEGVVRVERPSDERRHKSLHGLTRTLIANAVKGVSEGYSKELLIKGIGYRARLVGRALELTVGFSHPVVVEPPEGITFEVPEPTRVRVSGIDKQKVGQVAANIRAIRKPSAYHEKGIYYAGEPVRLKPGKAGAKK encoded by the coding sequence ATGTCTAGGATCGGAAGGCTACCCATTCCCGTACCCAAGGGCGTGAGCGTGGAGGTGGCTCCCGGGCGGGTCAAGGTCAAGGGCCCCAAGGGGGAGCTGGAGGTTCCGGTAAGCCCCGAGATGCGGGTGGTGGTGGAGGAGGGCGTGGTCCGGGTGGAGCGGCCCTCCGACGAGCGCCGCCACAAGAGCCTCCACGGCCTGACCCGGACCCTCATCGCCAACGCGGTCAAGGGCGTTTCCGAGGGGTACAGCAAGGAGCTCCTCATCAAGGGCATCGGCTACCGGGCCCGGCTCGTGGGGCGGGCCCTCGAGCTCACCGTGGGCTTCAGCCACCCCGTGGTGGTGGAGCCCCCGGAGGGCATCACCTTTGAGGTGCCCGAGCCTACCCGGGTCCGGGTCTCGGGGATCGACAAGCAGAAGGTGGGGCAGGTGGCCGCCAACATCCGGGCCATCAGGAAGCCCAGCGCCTACCACGAGAAGGGGATCTACTACGCGGGCGAGCCGGTCCGCCTCAAGCCGGGTAAGGCCGGGGCCAAGAAGTAG
- the rplX gene encoding 50S ribosomal protein L24, with amino-acid sequence MRVKMHVKKGDTVLVASGKYKGRVGKVKEVLPKKYAVIVEGVNIVKKAVRVSPKYPQGGFIEKEAPLHASKVRPICPACGKPTRVRKKFLENGKKIRVCAKCGGALDTEE; translated from the coding sequence ATGCGGGTGAAGATGCACGTGAAGAAGGGGGACACGGTTCTCGTGGCCTCCGGCAAGTACAAGGGCCGGGTGGGCAAGGTGAAGGAGGTCTTGCCCAAGAAGTACGCCGTCATCGTGGAGGGGGTCAACATCGTGAAGAAGGCGGTGCGGGTGAGCCCTAAGTACCCCCAGGGCGGCTTCATTGAGAAGGAGGCCCCCCTGCACGCCTCCAAGGTCCGCCCCATCTGCCCCGCCTGCGGCAAGCCCACCCGGGTGCGGAAGAAGTTCCTGGAGAACGGCAAGAAGATCCGGGTCTGCGCCAAGTGCGGCGGGGCCCTGGACACGGAGGAGTGA
- the rpsH gene encoding 30S ribosomal protein S8 produces MLTDPIADMLTRIRNATRVYKESTDVPASRFKEEILRILAREGFIKGYERVDVDGKPYLRVYLKYGPRRQGPDPRPEQVIHHIRRISKPGRRVYVGVKEIPRVRRGLGIAILSTSKGVLTDREARKLGVGGELICEVW; encoded by the coding sequence ATGCTGACGGATCCCATCGCCGACATGCTGACCCGGATCAGGAACGCCACCCGGGTCTACAAGGAGAGCACGGACGTGCCCGCCTCCCGCTTCAAGGAGGAGATCCTGAGGATCCTCGCGCGGGAGGGGTTCATCAAGGGGTACGAGCGGGTGGACGTGGACGGCAAGCCCTACCTGCGGGTCTACCTGAAGTACGGCCCCCGGCGCCAAGGGCCTGACCCCAGGCCGGAGCAGGTGATCCACCACATCCGGCGGATCAGCAAGCCGGGGCGGCGGGTGTACGTGGGGGTCAAGGAGATCCCCCGGGTGCGCCGGGGCCTGGGGATCGCCATCCTCTCCACCTCCAAGGGGGTTCTCACCGACCGTGAGGCCCGGAAGCTGGGCGTGGGCGGCGAGCTCATCTGCGAGGTGTGGTGA
- the rplR gene encoding 50S ribosomal protein L18: MARLTAYERRKFRVRNRIKRTGRLRLSVFRSLKHIYAQIIDDEKGVTLVSASSLALKLKGNKTEVARQVGRALAEKALALGIKQVAFDRGPYKYHGRVKALAEGAREGGLEF, from the coding sequence ATGGCACGTTTGACCGCTTACGAGCGCCGTAAGTTCCGCGTGCGCAACCGCATCAAGCGCACCGGGAGGCTCCGCCTCTCCGTCTTCCGGAGCCTGAAGCACATCTACGCCCAGATCATTGACGACGAGAAGGGGGTTACCCTGGTGTCCGCCTCCAGCCTGGCCCTGAAGCTCAAGGGCAACAAGACGGAGGTGGCCCGCCAGGTGGGCCGGGCCTTGGCGGAGAAGGCCCTGGCGCTTGGCATCAAGCAGGTGGCCTTTGACCGGGGGCCCTACAAGTACCACGGCCGGGTGAAGGCCCTGGCGGAAGGGGCCCGGGAAGGCGGCCTCGAGTTCTAA
- a CDS encoding adenylate kinase: MDVGQAVIFLGPPGAGKGTQASRLAQELGFKKLSTGDILRDHVARGTPLGERVRPIMERGDLVPDDLILELIREELAERVIFDGFPRTLAQAEALDRLLSETGTRLLGVVLVEVPEEELVRRILRRAELEGRSDDNEETVRRRLEVYREKTEPLVGYYEARGVLKRVDGLGTPDEVYARIRAALGI; the protein is encoded by the coding sequence GTGGACGTGGGACAGGCGGTGATCTTCCTGGGACCTCCGGGGGCGGGCAAGGGCACCCAGGCCTCGAGGCTCGCCCAGGAGCTCGGCTTCAAGAAGCTCTCCACGGGGGACATCCTCCGGGACCACGTGGCCCGGGGGACCCCTTTGGGCGAGCGGGTGAGGCCCATCATGGAGCGGGGGGACCTGGTCCCCGACGACCTCATCCTGGAGCTTATCCGGGAGGAGCTGGCCGAGCGGGTGATCTTTGACGGCTTCCCCCGCACCCTGGCCCAGGCCGAGGCCTTGGACCGCCTCCTTTCGGAGACCGGCACCCGGCTCCTCGGGGTGGTGCTGGTGGAGGTCCCCGAGGAGGAGCTCGTCCGGCGCATCCTCAGGCGGGCCGAGCTCGAGGGCCGCTCCGACGACAACGAGGAGACCGTGAGGCGCCGCCTCGAGGTCTACCGGGAGAAAACCGAGCCCCTGGTGGGCTACTATGAGGCCAGGGGGGTGCTGAAGCGGGTGGACGGGCTCGGCACCCCGGACGAGGTCTACGCCCGGATCCGGGCGGCGTTAGGGATCTGA